The following proteins come from a genomic window of Pseudochaenichthys georgianus chromosome 17, fPseGeo1.2, whole genome shotgun sequence:
- the LOC117462608 gene encoding uncharacterized protein produces the protein MATSKGKGEQVSKFETLRLLEKCRKERDDAMHREGVLREKLRQYESRMRSTDAQKQKLKTLAVENKELRKQVKGLRTEIGLECNPNFTGKTTKDIINDMQDKDRECSSLVEKAAKLSLNIDNLTYELANTVTSKTLLEDQVHSLQQNLKDMTNNQRRLLKLWEDKKVQRDQPAALPAIIQKPAQKPFVHKAIQTEMSVNSSQKLPVNAFEIKQFSLDHDKKTVLDKHSFPTYGNDFHHENTSFMHDETNGIKN, from the coding sequence ATGGCCACTTCAAAAGGGAAAGGTGAACAAGTGTCCAAATTTGAGACATTAAGACTTTTGGAGAAATGCAGAAAGGAAAGAGATGATGCCATGCACAGAGAAGGTGTTCTCAGAGAGAAACTGAGACAGTATGAGTCCAGGATGCGTTCAACTGATGCTCAGAAACAGAAGCTGAAGACCTTGGCGGTTGAAAACAAGGAGCTGAGGAAACAAGTGAAGGGTCTTCGCACTGAGATTGGACTTGAGTGCAACCCTAACTTCACTGGAAAGACCACAAAGGACATCATCAATGACATGCAAGATAAGGACCGTGAGTGCAGTTCCCTTGTGGAGAAGGCTGCCAAACTGAGTCTGAACATTGATAATTTGACCTATGAGTTGGCAAACACAGTCACATCTAAAACACTTTTAGAGGATCAAGTGCATTCATTGCAGCAAAATCTCAAGGATATGACAAATAATCAACGCCGCCTGCTGAAATTGTGGGAAGACAAGAAGGTCCAGAGGGATCAACCCGCCGCCCTCCCGGCAATTATCCAGAAACCTGCACAGAAACCATTTGTTCATAAAGCCATTCAAACCGAGATGTCTGTCAATTCATCGCAAAAGCTCCCAGTCAATGCTTTTGAGATCAAGCAATTCTCTCTGGACCATGACAAAAAGACAGTTTTGGATAAACACAGTTTCCCAACTTATGGAAATGACTTTCATCATGAAAATACATCTTTCATGCACGACGAAACCAATGGAATTAAGAATTAA
- the ndc1 gene encoding nucleoporin NDC1 isoform X2 has protein sequence MFSAEQSCWFVRKVICWRAVASIAWAVLLLPPITAVFVLLSRFSLLHPIQSVSECMSFLTSASAIFSFILLCGVIIMVGFLNLEYYTVIPTIACSKIALLGQLLHPRQFVNSLAHCIMGIIVAWCCAIAIGGRYETIAYPCTPDDGADSSHQMCLNEHHFILLLAGAFVGLSHSMLGVIYNMNYVPFLTVQQYKYLRFKGSLPSLVKCSATQALYSVRNYIVVYFFLGYIPKAWICKTLNLHLNSSAHPLDSIAGLLDLNLLYQLWVSAGFLLLTWHVTLLLFRIFVTEVYSFPVQSSFTEDAHQCLPKVITGKQPMILKFLALQDLALLAQHSPLRRSEVFSLSQPGGHPHNWNAISKECLSLLNDLTQRLIAYHDTVATNGRAKALPTGSERKTSSETSSTEDLMSPRPTFLMKTPASVFARSIVGASQSPLTAPFTSPDPDSPFASPALRRLTAPADPCSPWFGTVQSPHVMRRLPKLWSTPTDSQVNGSPPASPASVPSPKQEPSKPSLLAQFLQNRKEQLPEASSQALFADSQAHIWALEGLTYLVQASFSEDQFGVVQTALPSILGCMLVLQEAVDRHFKLPHASSKPVRSASSLGDSTHKTLRFALRATLKTAIYRITTTFGSHLSAVQMSAEHRKRLQQFLENKE, from the exons ATGTTTTCTGCTGAGCAAAGCTGTTGGTTTGTCCGCAAG GTGATTTGCTGGAGAGCTGTGGCAAGTATCGCTTGGGCTGTCCTGTTGTTGCCCCCCATCACAGCAGTGTTTGTGCTCCTCAGCAGGTTCAGTCTGCTTCACCCCATCCAGTCAGTATCAG AATGTATGTCCTTCTTAACGAGTGCAAGTGCCATCTTCTCCTTCATCCTGCTGTGCGGAGTCATCATCATGGTGGGGTTCCTCAACCTGGAATATTATACAG TCATCCCAACAATTGCATGCTCGAAAATTGCCCTGTTGGGTCAGCTGCTCCACCCTCGTCAGTTCGTCAACTCCCTGGCCCACTGCATCATGGGAATAATCGTGGCTTGGTGTTGTGCCATCGCCATCGGGGGCAGATATGAAACGATCGCCTACCCTTGCACACCGGATGATGG CGCTGACAGTTCCCATCAGATGTGTCTGAACGAGCATCACTTCATCCTTCTGCTGGCTGGAGCCTTCGTTGGATTGTCTCACAGTATGCTGGGTGTGATCTACAACATGAACTATGTCCCTTTTCTCACTGTTCAG CAATACAAATACCTTCGCTTTAAGGGATCCCTACCTTCGTTGGTGAAGTGCAGCGCCACTCAGGCCCTTTACTCTGTCAGGAACTACATTGTTGTGTATTTCTTTTTGG GATACATTCCAAAAGCATGGATTTGTAAAACACTGAATCTGCATTTGAACAG CTCTGCCCACCCTCTTGACAGCATAGCTGGACTGCTGGACCTCAACCTGCTCTACCAGCTGTGGGTCAGTGCCGGCTTCCTGCTCCTCACATGGCACGTCACCCTGCTGCTCTTTAGGATCTTTGTCACCGAG GTGTACAGTTTTCCTGTGCAGTCTTCTTTTACCGAGGATGCCCATCAGTGTCTTCCTAAAGTTATTACCGGCAAGCAGCCCATGATATTAAAG tttctagctctgCAGGACCTTGCTCTGCTCGCTCAACACTCCCCATTGAGACGCTCGGAGGTCTTCAGTCTCAGTCAGCCAG GTGGCCACCCTCACAACTGGAACGCCATCAGTAAGGAGTGTCTGTCTCTTCTGAATGATCTGACCCAGAGACTCATAGCCTATCATGACACCGTAGCAACCAATGGCCGGGCCAAAGCCCTTCCTACTGGTAGTGAGAGGAAGACTTCATCTGAGACATCAA GTACAGAAGATCTGATGAGCCCGAGGCCCACGTTTCTGATGAAAACCCCAGCGTCAGTCTTTGCTCGCTCCATTGTTGGCGCCTCACAGAGCCCTCTGACGGCGCCCTTCACGAGTCCTGACCCGGACAGCCCGTTTGCTTCTCCCGCTCTGCGGCGTCTGACTGCTCCTGCGGACCCGTGTTCCCCGTGGTTCGGCACAGTGCAGAGCCCCCACGTCATGAGGAGACTCCCAAAACTCTGGTCCACCCCCACAG ATTCACAGGTCAATGGAAGTCCCCCAGCATCCCCTGCCTCAGTTCCCAGTCCCAAACAGGAACCGTCCAAACCAAGTCTCCTGGCTCAGTTCCTCCAAAACAGAAAAGAACAG CTTCCAGAAGCCTCCAGTCAGGCTCTGTTTGCAGACAGCCAGGCGCACATCTGGGCTTTAGAAG GGCTGACGTACCTTGTTCAAGCGTCCTTCTCAGAAGACCAGTTTGGGGTCGTGCAGACTGCATTACCCAGCATTCTCGGGTGTATGCTCGTCTTACAAGAG GCCGTAGATCGGCACTTCAAGCTGCCTCACGCCTCCAGCAAGCCCGTCCGGTCGGCCAGCAGCCTGGGAGACTCCACTCACAAAACACTGCGCTTTGCCCTCAGAGCCACTCTCAAGACTGCCATCTACAGGATAACTACTACTTTTGGAAGTCACTTAAG TGCTGTTCAGATGTCTGCAGAGCACCGGAAAAGATTGCAGCAGTTCCTGGAAAACAAGGAATAA
- the dcaf8 gene encoding DDB1- and CUL4-associated factor 8 yields the protein MAEPEVKSTALKGGSEEKDPEEDQHKEEGASGSKEGQTQSSSQDDPKETGEASGDKPMPDVEGGMRANGEEEEEEEEEEEEEEDTDSMDGSGLYSLTEDGDRESEGGRRERVRERVRDKDREKRAARKRNRPGGGTNHSSSSDDDDDDDDDEEEQKDDDDDNDDDEDDNEAMEAWLGAEVRDMRAPIWRSIPSLRSREIGRDTHQFVRRVCGARGLVQRLELQGRLERHTGCVNTLHFNPSGTRLASGSDDLRVVIWDWAIRRAELEFDSGHKSNVFQAKFLPHSGDSTLAMCARDGQIRVAELSATQRCKNTKRVAQHKGAAHKLALEPDSPCSFLSAGEDAVVFGIDLRLDRPANKLVTVKEGDKKVGLYTIYVNPAKTQHFAVGGRDQYVRIYDQRKINENDNNGVLKKFCPSHLVSSESKTNITCLVYSHDGTELLISYNDEDIYLFDSNHSDGADYRRRYKGHRNNATVKGVNFYGPCSEFVVSGSDCGHIYLWDKNSARIVQFMEGDRGGVVNCLEPHPHLPGMATSGLDHDVKLWAPTAECPTGLKGLKEVMKKNKRERDEDSVRHGDQYDTQLLWFLMRHMRNRRPPRARREGADADTDESWSSPDSSDEEEGGPDNVQCMSS from the exons ATGGCTGAACCTGAAGTCAAATCTACTGCGCTGAAAG GTGGCTCTGAAGAAAAAGATCCAGAAGAAGATCAACACAAGGAGGAAGGTGCCTCTGGAAGTAAAGAGGGACAAACACAGTCTTCATCTCAAGATG ATCCCAAAGAAACAGGAGAGGCTTCAGGGGACAAGCCTATGCCAGATGTGGAAGGAGGGATGAGGGCAaacggagaggaggaggaggaggaagaggaggaggaggaagaggaagaagacacAGACAGCATGGATGGAAGCGGTCTTTACTCTCTGACTGAGGATGGTGACAGAGAGAGCGAGGGAGGCAGGCGGgagagagtgagggagagagTGAGGGATAAAGATCGCGAGAAAAGAGCAGCCAGAAAGAGGAATAGACCTGGCGGCGGCACCAATCACTCCTCCAGCTCAGATGACGATGACGACGACGATGACGACGAAGAAGAACAGaaagatgatgatgacgacAACGACGATGACGAAGACGATAACGAGGCTATGGAGGCGTGGCTGGGAGCAGAGGTCCGTGACATGCGTGCCCCCATATGGAGGTCGATACCCTCGCTGCGCTCCAGGGAGATCGGCAGGGACACACACCAGTTTGTGAGGCGTGTGTGTGGAGCGCGGGGTCTGGTGCAGAGGCTGGAGCTGCAGGGCCGGCTGGAGAGGCACACGGGCTGCGTCAACACGCTGCACTTCAACCCCTCGGGCACGCGCCTGGCTTCGGGCAGCGATGACCTGCGAGTGGTCATCTGGGATTGGGCGATCCGCCGTGCTGAGCTGGAGTTTGACAGTGGCCACAAGAGCAATGTCTTTCAG GCGAAGTTCCTGCCTCACAGTGGGGACTCCACCTTGGCCATGTGTGCTCGCGATGGGCAGATCAGAGTGGCGGAGCTCTCTGCCACACAGCGCTGCAAGAACACCAAGCGGGTCGCTCAGCACAAAGGAGCGGCACACAAG CTGGCCCTGGAGCCAGACTCCCCCTGCTCCTTTCTGTCTGCGGGGGAGGACGCTGTGGTGTTTGGTATTGACCTGCGCCTTGACCGTCCCGCCAA TAAACTGGTGACCGTAAAGGAGGGGGATAAAAAAGTGGGCTTGTACACCATCTATGTCAACCCAGCGAAGACACAACACTTTGCTGTGGGAGGAAGGGATCAGTATGTGAG GATCTATGACCAGAGGAAGATCAATGAGAACGACAACAATGGTGTACTGAAAAAGTTTTGTCCCTCACATCTGGTATCCAGTGAGTCCAAAACCAACATCACCTGCCTTGTGTACAGCCACGATGGCACAG AGCTCCTGATCAGTTACAACGACGAGGACATCTACCTGTTTGACTCCAACCACAGTGACGGGGCAGACTATCGCAGGAGATACAAGGGTCACCGCAATAATGCTACAG TGAAGGGGGTGAACTTCTATGGGCCGTGCAGTGAGTTTGTGGTCAGTGGCAGTGACTGCGGACATATCTACCTGTGGGACAAGAACTCTGCTCGCATTGTCCAGTTTATGGAGGGAGACAGGGGAGGAGTG GTGAACTGTTTGGAGCCACACCCCCATCTGCCAGGCATGGCCACCAGCGGGCTGGACCACGACGTCAAACTGTGGGCCCCCACAGCTGAGTGCCCCACTGGACTCAAGGGTCTGAAAGAG GTGATGAAGAAGAACAAGCGGGAGCGAGATGAAGACAGTGTTCGTCATGGCGACCAGTACGACACCCAGCTGCTGTGGTTCCTGATGAGACACATGAGGAACAGAAGGCCTCCCAGG GCCCGCCGCGAGGGTGCTGACGCAGACACAGACGAGTCGTGGAGCTCTCCAGATTCCTCCGATGAAGAGGAGGGCGGTCCAGACAACGTCCAGTGCATGTCCTCctga
- the ndc1 gene encoding nucleoporin NDC1 isoform X1, which translates to MFSAEQSCWFVRKVICWRAVASIAWAVLLLPPITAVFVLLSRFSLLHPIQSVSECMSFLTSASAIFSFILLCGVIIMVGFLNLEYYTVIPTIACSKIALLGQLLHPRQFVNSLAHCIMGIIVAWCCAIAIGGRYETIAYPCTPDDGADSSHQMCLNEHHFILLLAGAFVGLSHSMLGVIYNMNYVPFLTVQQYKYLRFKGSLPSLVKCSATQALYSVRNYIVVYFFLGYIPKAWICKTLNLHLNSSAHPLDSIAGLLDLNLLYQLWVSAGFLLLTWHVTLLLFRIFVTEVYSFPVQSSFTEDAHQCLPKVITGKQPMILKFLALQDLALLAQHSPLRRSEVFSLSQPGGHPHNWNAISKECLSLLNDLTQRLIAYHDTVATNGRAKALPTGSERKTSSETSSTEDLMSPRPTFLMKTPASVFARSIVGASQSPLTAPFTSPDPDSPFASPALRRLTAPADPCSPWFGTVQSPHVMRRLPKLWSTPTDSQVNGSPPASPASVPSPKQEPSKPSLLAQFLQNRKEQVKHFLAKRVLIMYLFNKLPEASSQALFADSQAHIWALEGLTYLVQASFSEDQFGVVQTALPSILGCMLVLQEAVDRHFKLPHASSKPVRSASSLGDSTHKTLRFALRATLKTAIYRITTTFGSHLSAVQMSAEHRKRLQQFLENKE; encoded by the exons ATGTTTTCTGCTGAGCAAAGCTGTTGGTTTGTCCGCAAG GTGATTTGCTGGAGAGCTGTGGCAAGTATCGCTTGGGCTGTCCTGTTGTTGCCCCCCATCACAGCAGTGTTTGTGCTCCTCAGCAGGTTCAGTCTGCTTCACCCCATCCAGTCAGTATCAG AATGTATGTCCTTCTTAACGAGTGCAAGTGCCATCTTCTCCTTCATCCTGCTGTGCGGAGTCATCATCATGGTGGGGTTCCTCAACCTGGAATATTATACAG TCATCCCAACAATTGCATGCTCGAAAATTGCCCTGTTGGGTCAGCTGCTCCACCCTCGTCAGTTCGTCAACTCCCTGGCCCACTGCATCATGGGAATAATCGTGGCTTGGTGTTGTGCCATCGCCATCGGGGGCAGATATGAAACGATCGCCTACCCTTGCACACCGGATGATGG CGCTGACAGTTCCCATCAGATGTGTCTGAACGAGCATCACTTCATCCTTCTGCTGGCTGGAGCCTTCGTTGGATTGTCTCACAGTATGCTGGGTGTGATCTACAACATGAACTATGTCCCTTTTCTCACTGTTCAG CAATACAAATACCTTCGCTTTAAGGGATCCCTACCTTCGTTGGTGAAGTGCAGCGCCACTCAGGCCCTTTACTCTGTCAGGAACTACATTGTTGTGTATTTCTTTTTGG GATACATTCCAAAAGCATGGATTTGTAAAACACTGAATCTGCATTTGAACAG CTCTGCCCACCCTCTTGACAGCATAGCTGGACTGCTGGACCTCAACCTGCTCTACCAGCTGTGGGTCAGTGCCGGCTTCCTGCTCCTCACATGGCACGTCACCCTGCTGCTCTTTAGGATCTTTGTCACCGAG GTGTACAGTTTTCCTGTGCAGTCTTCTTTTACCGAGGATGCCCATCAGTGTCTTCCTAAAGTTATTACCGGCAAGCAGCCCATGATATTAAAG tttctagctctgCAGGACCTTGCTCTGCTCGCTCAACACTCCCCATTGAGACGCTCGGAGGTCTTCAGTCTCAGTCAGCCAG GTGGCCACCCTCACAACTGGAACGCCATCAGTAAGGAGTGTCTGTCTCTTCTGAATGATCTGACCCAGAGACTCATAGCCTATCATGACACCGTAGCAACCAATGGCCGGGCCAAAGCCCTTCCTACTGGTAGTGAGAGGAAGACTTCATCTGAGACATCAA GTACAGAAGATCTGATGAGCCCGAGGCCCACGTTTCTGATGAAAACCCCAGCGTCAGTCTTTGCTCGCTCCATTGTTGGCGCCTCACAGAGCCCTCTGACGGCGCCCTTCACGAGTCCTGACCCGGACAGCCCGTTTGCTTCTCCCGCTCTGCGGCGTCTGACTGCTCCTGCGGACCCGTGTTCCCCGTGGTTCGGCACAGTGCAGAGCCCCCACGTCATGAGGAGACTCCCAAAACTCTGGTCCACCCCCACAG ATTCACAGGTCAATGGAAGTCCCCCAGCATCCCCTGCCTCAGTTCCCAGTCCCAAACAGGAACCGTCCAAACCAAGTCTCCTGGCTCAGTTCCTCCAAAACAGAAAAGAACAG GTTAAACATTTCTTGGCAAAGCGCGTGCTGATAATGTATTTGTTTAACAAG CTTCCAGAAGCCTCCAGTCAGGCTCTGTTTGCAGACAGCCAGGCGCACATCTGGGCTTTAGAAG GGCTGACGTACCTTGTTCAAGCGTCCTTCTCAGAAGACCAGTTTGGGGTCGTGCAGACTGCATTACCCAGCATTCTCGGGTGTATGCTCGTCTTACAAGAG GCCGTAGATCGGCACTTCAAGCTGCCTCACGCCTCCAGCAAGCCCGTCCGGTCGGCCAGCAGCCTGGGAGACTCCACTCACAAAACACTGCGCTTTGCCCTCAGAGCCACTCTCAAGACTGCCATCTACAGGATAACTACTACTTTTGGAAGTCACTTAAG TGCTGTTCAGATGTCTGCAGAGCACCGGAAAAGATTGCAGCAGTTCCTGGAAAACAAGGAATAA